The Chiloscyllium plagiosum isolate BGI_BamShark_2017 chromosome 6, ASM401019v2, whole genome shotgun sequence sequence GCTCCATTGGTTATCACTGGTAGCTAATTAAAACCATTCTTTTTCCCTGCCATTTGGAACGGTTCCTGTTATTGTCTCCAgaactctctccctttctgtccaGGGTTACTGAGTCAATGGGTGTGATATCAGTGTGGGGGGCATGTAAAATAGCCTGGAAGGAAAAATCAAGAAAATTATGCATGTTGCATACTGGCGCGACTTGTCTTGTTTATTTAACAGCATGGGGCTCTTGTATGAACAGTGTGCATATTTGCTAGTATGGCTgtgtttttctgtttcttttcctctAAGAGAGTAGTGCTGCAACCCCTAGCTTCTCTCCCACCTCAATCCCAATCCCATAGTATGGAGAGTGTGTAGGAAATGTAACTGGCAGCACTCCCCCCCCCTCatcaaatttaaataaatactGAAGGATCAGTTGAGCTCTTGTTAAAAGCTAAACTGGCCAAAATAACTAAAAGCTAATCTGACTCCAGTATTAACCTGCCTGTGCCAATTAATCAGATGACAGGCAGGCAGGAGTGAGCAgcctgattttgttttcaatggaGTGTTTAAAATGACCAGGATAGAACAGGGTGCAGAATCATTGGAGGGTTCCCATTGCCTTTAGGGTTGTCCCTTAGAAAATATAACTGCCTGTTTTCCTCCTATCTTTTTCCACTTCAACATCCACCCCATTGCCCCTGTCCCTTAGTAAACGCTGTCCTCCCAATGCCCTCTAACTTACTTCACTCTGGGATCAATGGCTGTCCTCTTTGTGGCGCTGCCTGTGGTATCAGCAGTGCTCACTGCTGATCATGGCACTGCTAGGACTATTGGACCTGCCCATCAATCAGATCACTGGTAGCGCCAGCAGGTGAAACACCCTCCCaagtgggtagcacagtggctagcactgctgcctcacattgccagggcccagggttcgattccacccatgggtgactgtctgtgtggagtttgcacaatctcccagtgtctgcgtgggtttccttcgggtgctccagtttcttcttgcagtccaaaggtgtgaggttaggtggattgcctgtGATAAATTGGTAatatagggatggggtgggtctggattggatgctctttggggggGGGTAAGTGTgggttcgatgggctgaatagcctgcctccatactgtaggaattctacgaaTGAGGGGCCTGCTGCACTTTATTACAGCTGAGCAAAATTGTTCTTTAACCTaacttttaaaatctgttttctaGCAGGACACCCAACACCCACCTACTTGTAATTTTCAGCTGGGTAAATCTGCACTAGCAAGAACAGCTACCTTCTGCTGTCGGTCCTGGTTTCAAATCTAGGCACAAGGGTTTTAACAGGACCTGATCTGAGCCCCCTGTCCCTGAAGTGACCAGTCACATCATCTTGTCCACAGGCAGTCTAGTAAGAGATGACTTGCTCTATTTTATCTTGAGCTAAAATAGACAGTTTAAAACATAACCAAACTCATTCTCATAACATTATGCCCCTGAATTACAGACTGACCCACACGGAACCAATTTTCCACTTTCAATATTTGAAACTACTTCAAAATGTTAGTGACCTCTATCAAGTCAGTTCACACAAGTTTTCCAGGAATCTTTCTGGATAACTGCACTCTCTCAATTCTTGGAGCACTCTTAATTTTTTCCACACTCATTCTAATTGTCTGCTTTTAGTAGTTTCTCCCTCACTGATTTTAGAGTAAGTTGCGCTCGTGgttgttcattttgtttcttaattCAGAGTTTATATTTTTGCTACTTAAGACCATGACACCATAACAAATACAAACAGGTCTAAGCTGTTTGGCCTCTTgagactgctgtaccattcaaagggatcatgcctgatctgacaTTCCCCATGTCCACacctttcctgctctttctctgtaacccttgattcctctattGATCAGGGATCTatcaatctatctcagccttaagtgtTCACAggtctctgcccccacagctctctatggcaaggaattccaaagactcatatccctctaaaagaAGAAATTCCATTTCATCGCAGTCTTAAATACTCCTTTATTAAGACTGCcgcctggtcctagactcttccatgggggaagcatcctctcagcatttccccatcaagctccttaagaatcctatatgtttcagtgagatcacctctcaatcttccaaactccaatgagtagagacctaacctgtttagcctttgctcataaggcaatcccaccaggccagggatcatcctagtgaaccttctttgaattgcctccaatgaaatgatatcttatCTGAAATACagggactaaaactgctcacagttctccagatatggtctcatcaGTGTCATGTAccgttgcagtaagacttccctatcaTATACTCTAACCTCCTTGAAAtgaggaccaacattccattaactttgATGATTACACAAAGATCACAGTTTACAACTTCAACATATTGCACATGTTGAGTCAAAATGTCACTGATGGCTGCAGGCTATGACATTTCAATACTGTgatgaatatttttcaatcaGTCAGAATAAATTCAAGATTTTGTGAAATAAGAGCATTCAATTTTATATACACATATTTCTATGTTCTTAACTTGTGATTTGCAACTGTCGGCTTGTGTACAAACTTGTGTTCATTTAGCCTATCCCAATTGCTTGTTTTAGGGATGAAGTTCCTGGATAGTTGCCCCATTCAGCCATCGATTCCTTTGTACTTGCTAGTTGGAGGAATAATCGGCAGTCTGAAGGTAGAGTATAAAACTCAGTGCATTTcaacatttgccagcacttttgcAAAGAAGGTGTGACACTAGCTGGTCTGCAATTCCTCAAATGAAACAACTTTGTGTGGATTTGGAATGGGATAATGATTTACATACTGTTCTTCCATATTCAGACAGAAGCAGAGTCTGAAAACTTTGGTAGTGTTGTAACAAGCAGTGCGagtgacagtgtgaatatttGTTAGCTTGACCTTATTAAAATACCTCTGATTCTTAAGTGACTTGACAATCTAGATGATGAGTAGCAAAGTTTTCCAAGCCCATCCAGAGCTTTCAGTGGAGCAAGGGAATGCAGTTGAGTGGATAGCAAAATTTCAGTGAGTTAAAGTTTTGGTATTAACTTCAAATGGGTTAATACAACTTCAGCatattgctgagtcaaaatgTCACTGCAGGCTATGCCATTTCAAAACTGTTATGAATAATCATTCAGAATAAATTCAAGATTTTGTAAAAGAGCATTTAATTTTATATACACATTTCCACCGTTGTTACATGTAGTGACCAGCAACATTCACCCCACCCCTGCCCTGTTTGAGTATTCTTGTGCTGTTTGTTCATGATCTTCTACAGAAGGGGAGAAGTATTAAGGGACATGAATATGCATATATGACCACCATGCCTGCATTGTCAGATACAAATAGAAACTCCAGAACTGTGAATGTGTGCATTACTTGTTGAATTACTGTGATAGGGGCAAGTGAGGAGCAAAGGGTTCTGACTCAAAGAGTTGATGCAAATCAGTAAAGCATGATATGACTTTTGTACCTgagataactgtgaggtgttcACCTCAGAACCATCTTTTGCAATTGTCTCCTTATCCCTGTGCAAGGCTTTTGTGAAAAGCTATCAAATGTGTACATTCCCCCTGTTGTGGAGAAAGGTCAGTGAGCTGATGAGTGTTGTTGCTCCTTTTATGTTTTAAATGTGAATCCTAGTGAATGTGTGAGAGACAGTAACACTGTGGTGCAAGTGGTGCTACGTTATTGACTGCAATGAAGTAACAGGTGCATTGGTTTCACATGAGGCACCTGATGGAGATGCCTGATACCCAATCCTGAGTGTGGCAGTTTTGTGCACTGGCAACCTTACAGTGCTAAATCACGGTCATGGGGGCATGAAGCTCTGAGCAGGTGGTGGTATTTACCTTGGCACAGTGCAGTGGATCACTCATCCTTTTGCAGCTCTGTGATCAGATTTTCTTGAAGTGCCCAGGGGTGCTGACCTCCACAGCCACCTCTGGCCAGGCTGCTCCAGCAGTTGTGATGGCCTCTTGTTGTCATTCCCAAGGAGAAACTCTTCCCTTCTCTCCTGGACAGCCTTGAGGAGAACATCTGAACAGTTTTTAGCTGGGACTCTGACATCTCCACAGGTCATGAGCAGAGGGAGTTGTGAGATGCTCTATGCTGCAGAGAGGGAAGCGCTGTCTGAgtgccttttaaaagtgccatgtGGAAGTTGGAGCCTGTACAGTCATGGTGGGGTCAAAACTCCCTGCACCCCCAACCCCTTGCCCAGAACATTTTACATTACCCATGCACAAAGATACAATGAGCTGTAGCAAATATAATTGCACCACAAAATTCACCCCAGCTCCAAGCAGACTTACCTCCTGCTTTTAGGCTCAGCTCCATCGTTAGTCTAAAAGAAAACAAGATTCCATCTGCCTGGAGGGAAGGTACGGAACTTGGGTTCACAGTTTTACAATAAACAGTTGGTGATTTAAGGCTGAGCTGAGGAGAACTTGCTTCACTCAAAAGtttgtgaacttttaaaatttctATCTCAGAGAGCTATGAATGTTCAGCGATTGAAAAATTCATAACAAAGATCGACACGTTTGTATACTAAAGGAATGAAAAAATAAGGGGATAATCTGTTAGCATGGAGTTAATATTTAAGACCATTATCTTAGTGAATGAATGAAGTAGGCTTTaaggcctacttctgctcatatTCTTCATGTtgtcttaagaccataagacataggagcagaaattaggccattcaacccatcaagtctgctctaccattcaatcatggctgataagttcctgaatcccattctcctgctttctccccataatccttgatccccttgatactcaagaacctgtctataaGACATAATACATTTGTAATAATATTGTTTTGCTTTATTAATTACACAGGTTACCCTCTTACTCTATGATTCTGCAAAAATGAGGCAACTTCTTTCCAAATCTGTTATGATTGGCGATGACGATGATGATGAATATCCATGGCGACAAAATCTTCACCGTTATTACATCCATGTTACCCTCAgtctgttcctgtttgtgtggTTTATATTGGGAAACTACTGGGTGTTCTCTGCATATCTGCCCAATTTTATTCCACCTTTTCACCAGCCTCAGGATTACTGTGATAAAACTGTGTACATCTTCTCAGTGGTTGTTCTGGTCATAAGTCACACGGTTCTAGGCCTTTTGGTTCTGTGCAGTTGCTGCTTAATCTCTTTCTCAAAGCAAGGTGATGATTCAGAAGAAGAATGAAAATCAGGCTGAATATCAATCATGTGAAAATATAATTAAAACACAAAACCTCTGATTAAACTGCACACTTTCGAGAAGGTCAGGATTGGTTGGGCTATTCCTGTTATTTTCAGGGCTGTTTATAAGTAACTGTCTTCGCTGCTGTGCCCTGTGTCATAGACTCTACTCTGTCCGTGTACACCTAATTGAAAATGCAAGCTAGATTTAGGCATGTGCAGCCAGCAACAATTGTCTTTGTACATTTTTTCACAGTTGTTTGAATTCTCTCGGTATTTGGACTTGCATGCTATTTTATTATCCTCACTGATAGTTTATTCAACTTGGCTTTAAACTGAGTCAAGACACACAGGGGAATGAGAATAAAAATACTTCATGTTTCAGTTTTTTGGAAATGTATGAGAACTCAGGTTCTGATTTGCATCATCCTGCTTCTGGAAAGAGAAATATATGTTGGATTGAGAAGTTAGCAATTTATCGTAATTAGGACGTCTGATGTATTATTAAATCCCTTCGCCCTAATTATGGACTCGTAAAGGCTCTGAATTCCTACTCTCAATCTTTCCACcttaatattttctcttttgagATTAGCCACTCTGCTAATAACTCTCTTGGATTCAGTGTTTGTATTATAATGCCTTGGAATGTCTTGAGTGACTTGGTTAgcacctcacagtgctagggacctgggtgtgattccaaccttgggcaattgtctgtgtggaatttgcactgtctgtgtgtgtttccaccAGGTGCCAccaaagtgacctaaccaatgtcctgtacacccgcaaCATGACAACCCAGCTCCTATacacagtgcactgaccaataaaggcaagtgtaccaaacaccttcttcacaatcctgtcaaattgtgactccaccttcaaggaactatgaacctgcactacaaggtctctttgttaagcaccactgtccaggaccttaccattaaatgtataagtcttgccctgatttgccttaccaaaatgtaacacctcacatttacctaaagtacacaccgtctgccactccttgatccattggcccatttgatcaagattgtGCTCTTCACCATCTACTACAtctaattttgatatcatctgcaaaaatactaaccattcctcctatattcacatccaaataatgtgcataaatgacaaaaaacagtggacccagcattgatccctgtggcactggtcacaggcctctagtctgaaaaacaactgttcaccaccaccctctgtcatctaccttcaagccaattttgtatccaaagcAGTTGTGTATGAATAAAATGGCTGGAAATATAAATTATAGAATCAGGTCATTCATACTTCTAGTCAAGAAATATGCTGAGTGGCTAACACAGGGTTGTTCAACTTCACTGCATAAGGCATGACATTTTATACTTTTTCTGACTGAAAGGGTGGCGATGAGCAGATTTCAGAAATATAAGGGTTGCTGAACATTAAACAAGAATTTCAAAGTAAAAGGTAAAGTATGAAAAGAAAGCAATCTGTTTTGCAAAAGAGTCAAAGcaataaactgatttttttttcaaaaatgagtgCTTATTAAAGACAACCATTAAAAAATGCCAAATAACAGAGCTAGCGAATAAaagctttttttctgtttttgcagaGTTTGAGAGCGAGAATGGGGCCATGTCCTGGTCACTAGGGAAGGAAAAAGAGTGAagaaattgtgtttaactaacaCTTGTGTAACCTTGATTTACCTTTAAGCTGGCCTTGGCAGAATTCTTACAACAACAGGGACAGAAGTAGGTTGCCTTTCAGCCTGGGTGTGCCTCCTTTCCCAAACTTGTGTGTGGTTAAGTTTTtgcagtgtgtgcatgtgcatgtgcagcTAACTCCTAGTCTCAGagttcacactcactcacactccaCCAGTCTCTGTAACCTCTTAAGCAGTCACTCAAGACTAAGAACAACTTTCTCTCACCCTGCTATTGCAGGTTCTGCAGTGACAAAACAGTCCAATTCTGGATCTCCCACAAATGGTCCCGGtcttccacccccccacccccccacccaccccaactaACTCCCTTGCACATTtcccctttctctcacacacacttcatGACCCTCACAGAATTGTTAAGAAGGTTATTTGTCCCATGGTATCTAGACCAACTGTCTGAGCACTTTGGCCTTTTACCaagctcctgccttttccctccaacccttcaccttatttctatttaaataattgctGAATGCCCTCTTTAAGGCTTCAATTAAACTCCACTGTTCCAGGTAGTGCTTTCCATACCCTAAATACTCGCTGTGTGAGAAAGCTTTTCCTTATCTTACATTTGCACCTGTTGCAAAACCCTTTAAGTCTGTGCTATCTGGTTCTGAAAAcctttatgagcaggaacagttcCTCCCTCATCTGTATGGCATTGAAATCTTTAATAAGCTTgtggatagatggaaatgtggaattcagagCACAAACAGattagcaatgatcttattgaatggtggaacagacttgaagggccaaatgacctatgtCTCCAAATTTATATCTGTGTGTCCTTGCATCATTTCATGGCTAGATCCATCCAGGTGAGTGGTTCAGTCCCAATTGTAACTTGACATCTTTAAATGGTGGgtcggtctgtttctgtgctctacaactCTGTGAGAGAATTAGACGATGAGTCACTTGAAGATTCCCACCCCCCCCAATTGTTGGTTATTTaatcaaatatttttgaaatttaacatGAAAATATACCAATTCAACTGAATAAACACAGTGATCACAAATGACATTTTTATTCATTGCAGAAAGACTCAATTGTGTGTTAATGTCTCAGatgtaaaatacatttggatgaaATTCCTATTTTGTTGCATGATAAAACAGTTTGTACGTGCTACAGAATGATTCCTTTGCTCATGACTGTTCAAATGATCACGTGCTCAAAATGTAGCACACAATGATCAATAAATATAACATTTTCCTGAGTCCACTGACATTACAACTTTAGTCCTTGGAATTGACTATTACCGATACCAGCACTATAGACAGAGAAATGGAAACGTGGGGGGCAGTGGGAGGCTGGTGTTGGAAGACGGGCTACTGATGACCAGAGAATATCTGGATACCAATCAAAGGAAATGTAAAAAGCTATCTGAAGTCTTATGCTGTACTGGTGAAGTGCAATAAAATGTTGAAACGTTTGCAAAATCactttggactttttttttaatctagttTTCAGTCATTTAGTTTGACACTTCCATTTCTTGCATCATAAGTTTTTGGTTTCCTTCAACAAAACAATAAACTAATTATCAATTATTACTGAATTTTGACAGTTTTGTTGATTTCTGACTATGAGGGAATGGATTTAGACCACTTAAATTAATGTACCTCACAACTAGCACGTGATTTAAGGTGTTTGAAAGTTGTCACAGTGTTCTAATGTATAATGCACTGCATAGTGTTGTACTAAGCCATACAAAACAAGAACAATAGCAAGGTGAAATaaatactaaaataaaacaaagaactgtgaattcttgcaatctgaaacaaaacagaagttccCGGTGTAACTCTGCAACTCTGGCAGTatctatagagagaaaacagagttaacatttcgaatccagAAACTCTTCTTTAGAGTTTGAAGAAAGGtcacaggacttgaaacattaactctattttctctccaatgatgttgccagacccgctgatattctccagtaatttctgttgttgttacaGGAGCATAGTGATCATGTTATTGAAGCagcaatccagaggcccagattcTCAGTTGTGAGCTCAAATTTgggaaatttgaattaatttttaagtGCACAATGAAAAACTGGTATcagtaatgatgatcatgaaactgtgAGCTTGTAATGACATGGGgtaaccccccctccccccagctaatttaaaccagccacacagaaatgattcaccccgtgctgtaatctgttaaaatctgAGAGGCAAAGATCTATCTCagtggtcactatttaaagtaaaaattaacaactttattctttaagtccaacagagaatattaaaaccaacaactatttacaactcctttttcttaaacctatcttttacctcccactctacaatactaatctgataaaaaatatcccgattaagatttacaaaaaacttcaaatttcaaaaccagtcagctgttgaatcttctctttgtatcttcttctGTCATCTTTtcaatgttctgctgcacaaacttcttatagacaggttcctttcagagagctgttctgctggcagtcctgttggtggcttggcagttctcctctaactattcaaaatgtctggttttataccccaaaacatcagatcattttattggttttaatattatcaaaatattaaattcaaatttgattggattttggaatcttggggcataatttaaacatcCATCTTTGGGAAGGTGACTGAAGTTTTGATGACAAAGCTATGAAACTGCATCTGGATTTCAATCTGGATTTTGCCAGGCCCATCCAGCTCCAGATTTCAGTAGAGCCTTGCTCTAAGCATGGACAAAAGTATTAAATTCCAGGTAGTGACTGTCCTTGGCATCAATGTCACACTTGACAGAGTGCGACATCAGGAGCCACAGAAAAATTAAAGTCTTTGGGAATTGGGTGCAGGGAAATTTAAGTCTCTAAAGAGAAAGTTAATAGAATAACGTAGTTATTTGGGTTCAGAGAAGCAGAATCAGATTGGAAAGTATACAGAGTTTATTGATAATTGACAAATAATTACCTCAAATAATAGCAGTAAAAATGAAATGCATGAAAATCTGTAATGAGATCAATGAACAAGcgaaagaaatacagaaaaatggGTTAGACAATCATCATTACAAATGTTGTTAATTAAGGTTGGGAACTTGGTCAACAAATACTCTAAGgcacacaacattttaaaaatatatgaagACATAATATGATGTATAAAATCTATAATATAGGAAGAACAAGGATCAGAAAATGTTGGGAATAGATTATAGGTTCCTTAACAGTGGTTATCCTGTTTGATCAAGCAAGCAGCAATGGGGGAAGAAGGGAgaatgccggagaaactcagcaggtctggcagcatctgtggagaaggaagcagcgttaacatttcaagtgtagTATGAGCTTTCTTTAGAACCACggcatttaaattcaatgaattaatAAATGTGCAATAAAAAAATAGTATCAGctctgatgaccatgaaactacgaGCTTGACATAACTACTCATCTGGGTTACTATATCCTTCAGGGGAAGTGGTGTGACCCagatctggactacatgtgaccaCATAACCACAGCAATGCATTTTCTAAGCTGCTGCTTATGCCTTGTCAATGCTGTGTTAGTTTGTTTAACTAAGGTACAAGGCTGGGTAATCTGATTGATACAATACCTAAGGATTAATGAAAAATCTGACAGTGCATGTTTCTCATGATTATTATCATACTGTTGTACAGTAACACAAGAACATTTGAAGGTTTCACAAGCAAAAGCGAACGAATGACCAGATAAAAGTTCAATGGCTAAGATGTTTCAAACAAGAGATGAAGTATTGGTGTTGTTGCAAGGTAAACCTTTGAAACTGAAATTCAAGGATTCATACAAGGAGGTTTAATTTAGTGACCTACCTGATAAATACTCCTGATTGTAGGAAGACAAATCAGTTATATCATATAAACATGCTAAAACAGTATCACGGGACATAAGAGAATAAAGTTAAGTGAGTGTGTCAAGGGTAAGACTAGTAGAGGGTAACAGAGGCAATAAGGAGGAGAGGATTATAGTTCTCAAATCGAAGATCCTGTAATTTGATCAGCCAGCATAGAAATACTGGGACAGTTAGACACCATGATCTCATAGTTAGAAAAAGGACATAGGAGGATTCTGTAAAACTATTTACAGGAAGTCTAAGGCAATCTGTAGATATATACCTCAATGTATTATGTTGGTTAGGCATcatgtggatgttggagagtcaCTTCCGATTAATCAGCATCATAAAAAATTCAGGTAGAGATAGAGACTTGATATATACTGGAGAACAACTTGATTGCACCTACTCAAAGGGGTTGGAGTTCACTGGTATATTAGTTCCTAAACTGGATGGATTAACTCAATTTTGTATAGATGCAGTAGTGAAAACAGATTCATACCCAAATTCCATGGTTAGAAGACTATACCAGTAGGGTTGGCAGTGCCTCAATCTTTTCTAAGGTTGATCAGTTGAAAGGATACTAGCAAGTGTTATAAACATAAACGACTAAGGAAATATCCACTTTTGTCACACTGAACAGGTTATACCAATGTCAAGTTATGTCTTTCGGGTTAAAGAATGCTCCAGCTACATTCCAGAAAATGCAAAACAAGTTGGAGCTGAGGTCTGTAACTCTGTAATTTACTTAAACTATTatatcacacacacaaacacacagaataGGAGCACATAATAGATATAATAAGAGCATGCAAGACAATTCGTTTAAGTACTATGATTGACTGGCTTAGCAATAAATTGGGCCAAAAATGAATTTGGGCAAGTAAGAATAATTTATCTAGAACACATCATAGCACaaggggtagaagtgacctgtacaagaagggcggaTTGCACCTAacttggaaggggaccaatatactggcagggaaatttgctagaactgcttgggaggatttaaactagtaaggtggggggtgggacccagggagatagtgaggaaagagatcaatctgaaactggtacagttaagaacagaagtgagtcaaacaatcagggcaggcagggacaaggtaggactaataaattaaactgcNNNNNNNNNNNNNNNNNNNNNNNNNNNNNNNNNNNNNNNNNNNNNNNNNNNNNNNNNNNNNNNNNNNNNNNNNNNNNNNNNNNNNNNNNNNNNNNNNNNNNNNNNNNNNNNNNNNNNNNNNNNNNNNNNNNNNNNNNNNNNNNNNNNNNNNNNNNNNNNNNNNNNNNNNNNNN is a genomic window containing:
- the LOC122551164 gene encoding transmembrane protein 272-like, translated to MSAGVEKACHRCISKIASNACLIFGLLAFLALPLSMAFVGMKFLDSCPIQPSIPLYLLVGGIIGSLKVTLLLYDSAKMRQLLSKSVMIGDDDDDEYPWRQNLHRYYIHVTLSLFLFVWFILGNYWVFSAYLPNFIPPFHQPQDYCDKTVYIFSVVVLVISHTVLGLLVLCSCCLISFSKQGDDSEEE